One segment of Dolichospermum sp. DET69 DNA contains the following:
- a CDS encoding type II toxin-antitoxin system VapC family toxin: protein MDNLRILDTDYLSLLQRGNSLIRQRLTMFNPEDIAITVITATEQLRGRLNIINRCESANELVLAYARLEDTLEDINSLNVLHFSEAAGNIYTELVKQKIRVGTQDLRIAAITLSVNGILVTRNFKDFEKVPNLRLEDWSISE from the coding sequence GTGGATAATTTAAGAATATTAGATACAGATTATCTATCTTTATTACAGAGAGGCAATTCATTAATTAGACAGCGATTAACTATGTTCAATCCTGAAGATATTGCCATAACTGTTATCACCGCTACAGAACAACTACGGGGAAGACTGAATATTATTAACAGGTGTGAATCAGCGAATGAATTAGTTTTAGCTTATGCTAGGTTAGAGGATACATTAGAAGACATAAATAGTCTAAATGTCCTACATTTTAGCGAAGCTGCGGGTAATATTTACACTGAATTAGTTAAGCAAAAAATCCGCGTTGGTACTCAAGATTTACGCATTGCTGCAATTACATTATCAGTCAATGGGATTTTAGTAACTCGTAATTTTAAAGATTTTGAAAAAGTTCCTAATTTGCGTTTAGAAGATTGGAGTATTAGTGAATAA